The proteins below come from a single Camelus bactrianus isolate YW-2024 breed Bactrian camel chromosome 2, ASM4877302v1, whole genome shotgun sequence genomic window:
- the PCDH7 gene encoding protocadherin-7 isoform X11, whose product MLRMRTTGWARAWCLGCCLLLPLSLSLAAAKQLLRYRLAEEGPADVRIGNVASDLGIVTGSGEVTFSLESGSEYLKIDNLTGELSTSERRIDREKLPQCQMIFDENECFLDFEVSVIGPSQSWVDLFEGRVIVLDINDNTPTFPSPVLTLTVEENRPVGTLYLLPTATDRDFGRNGIDRYELLQEPGGGGGGGEGRRAGPADSAPYPGGGGNGATGGGGSGGSKRRLDAPEGGSGTNPGGRSSVFELQVADTPDGEKQPQLIVKGALDREQRDSYELTLRVRDGGDPPRSSQAILRVLITDVNDNSPRFEKSVYEADLAENSAPGTPILQLRAADLDVGVNGQIEYVFGAATESVRRLLRLDETSGWLSVLHRIDREEVNQLRFTVMARDRGQPPKTDKATVVLNIKDENDNVPSIEIRKIGRIPLKDGVANVAEDVLVDTPIALVQVSDRDQGENGVVTCTVVGDVPFQLKPASDTEGDQNKKKYFLHTSAPLDYETTREFNVVIVAVDSGSPSLSSNNSLIVKVGDTNDNPPVFGQSVVEVYFPENNIPGERVATVLATDADSGKNAEIAYSLDSSVMGIFAIDPDSGDILVNTVLDREQTDRYEFKVNAKDKGIPVLQGSTTVIVQVADKNDNDPKFMQDVFTFYVKENLQPNSPVGMVTVMDADKGRNAEMSLYIEENSNIFSIENDTGTIYSTMSFDREHQTTYTFRVKAVDGGDPPRSATATVSLFVMDENDNAPTVTLPRNISYTLLPPSSNVRTVVATVLATDSDDGINADLNYSIVGGNPFKLFEIDSTSGVVSLVGKLTQKHYGLHRLVVQVNDSGQPSQSTTTLVHVFVNESVSNATVIDSQIARSLHTPLTQDIAGDPSYEISKQRLSIVIGVVAGIMTVILIILIVVMARYCRSKNKNGYEAGKKDHEDFFTPQQHDKSKKPKKDKKNKKSKQPLYSSIVTVEASKPNGQRYDSVNEKLSDSPSMGRYRSVNGGPGSPDLARHYKSSSPLPTVQLHPQSPTAGKKHQAVQDLPPANTFVGAGDNISIGSDHCSEYSCQTNNKYSKQLVIENKVIILDSFCQIAQKYYKGEHQFQDGSLATDGGAACRPKKLY is encoded by the coding sequence ATGCTGAGGATGCGGACCACGGGATGGGCGCGCGCCTGGTGCCTGGGCTGCTGTCTCCTCCTGCCGCTCTCACTCAGCCTGGCGGCCGCCAAACAACTCCTCCGGTACCGACTGGCCGAGGAGGGCCCAGCAGACGTCCGCATCGGCAACGTCGCCTCGGACTTGGGCATCGTGACCGGCTCCGGTGAGGTGACTTTCAGCCTCGAGTCGGGCTCAGAGTACCTGAAGATCGACAACCTCACCGGCGAGCTGAGTACGAGCGAGCGGCGCATCGACCGCGAGAAGCTGCCCCAGTGTCAGATGATCTTCGACGAGAACGAGTGCTTCCTGGACTTCGAGGTGTCGGTGATCGGGCCCTCGCAGAGCTGGGTGGACCTGTTCGAGGGTCGGGTCATCGTGCTCGACATCAACGACAACACGCCCACCTTCCCGTCGCCCGTGCTTACGCTCACGGTGGAGGAGAACCGGCCCGTGGGCACTCTCTACCTGCTACCCACCGCCACCGACCGTGACTTCGGTCGCAACGGCATCGACCGCTACGAGCTGCTCCAGGAgcccgggggcggcggcggcggcggcgagggccGGCGCGCCGGGCCTGCCGACAGCGCCCCCTACCCCGGGGGCGGCGGGAACGGCGCGACCGGCGGCGGCGGCTCGGGTGGCTCCAAGAGGCGGCTGGACGCGCCGGAGGGTGGCAGCGGGACCAACCCGGGAGGCCGCAGCAGCGTGTTCGAGCTGCAGGTGGCCGACACCCCGGATGGCGAGAAGCAGCCGCAGTTGATCGTGAAGGGGGCGCTGGACCGCGAACAGCGCGACTCCTACGAGTTGACCCTACGGGTGCGCGACGGTGGCGACCCGCCCCGCTCCTCTCAGGCCATCCTGCGGGTGCTCATCACTGACGTGAATGACAACAGCCCCCGCTTCGAGAAGAGCGTGTACGAGGCTGACCTGGCCGAGAACAGCGCCCCAGGGACCCCCATCCTGCAGCTGCGCGCCGCCGACCTGGACGTGGGGGTCAACGGGCAGATTGAGTATGTGTTTGGGGCGGCTACTGAGTCCGTGAGGCGGCTGCTGCGCCTCGACGAGACGTCCGGCTGGCTCAGTGTCCTGCATCGTATCGACCGCGAGGAGGTGAACCAGCTGCGCTTCACTGTCATGGCCCGCGATCGCGGGCAGCCCCCCAAGACCGACAAAGCCACGGTGGTCCTCAATATCAAGGACGAGAACGACAATGTGCCGTCCATTGAAATCCGCAAGATCGGGCGTATCCCACTCAAGGACGGGGTGGCCAACGTGGCCGAGGACGTTCTGGTCGACACCCCCATCGCCCTGGTGCAGGTGTCTGACCGAGACCAAGGCGAGAACGGAGTGGTCACCTGTACCGTGGTGGGCGACGTGCCCTTCCAACTCAAACCGGCCAGCGACACAGAGGGCGATCAGAACAAGAAAAAGTACTTTCTGCACACGTCTGCCCCTTTGGACTATGAGACCACTCGGGAGTTCAACGTGGTCATAGTGGCGGTGGACTCGGGCAGCCCTAGCCTCTCCAGCAACAACTCCCTGATTGTCAAGGTGGGAGACACTAATGACAACCCTCCCGTCTTCGGCCAGTCGGTGGTGGAGGTTTACTTTCCCGAGAACAACATCCCTGGTGAGAGGGTAGCCACGGTGCTGGCGACAGACGCCGACAGCGGGAAAAACGCTGAGATCGCCTACTCTCTGGACTCTTCCGTCATGGGGATCTTTGCCATAGATCCCGATTCCGGGGACATCCTCGTCAATACGGTGCTGGACCGTGAGCAGACTGACAGGTATGAGTTTAAAGTTAACGCCAAAGACAAAGGCATCCCGGTGCTGCAGGGCAGCACCACTGTGATTGTGCAGGTGGCTGACAAGAATGACAATGACCCTAAGTTTATGCAGGACGTCTTTACCTTTTATGTGAAAGAAAACTTGCAGCCCAACAGCCCCGTGGGAATGGTCACAGTGATGGATGCTGACAAGGGGCGCAATGCGGAGATGAGCCTGTACATAGAGGAGAACAGTAacattttttccattgaaaatgaCACAGGGACCATTTACTCCACCATGTCTTTTGACCGGGAACATCAGACCACATACACATTCAGAGTCAAGGCTGTGGATGGGGGAGATCCTCCCAGATCTGCAACAGCCACAGTCTCTCTCTTTGTGATGGATGAGAATGACAACGCTCCCACCGTTACCCTTCCCAGAAACATTTCCTACACTTTACTGCCACCTTCAAGTAATGTCAGAACAGTGGTAGCTACAGTGTTGGCAACAGACAGTGATGATGGCATCAATGCAGACCTTAACTACAGCATTGTGGGAGGGAATCCCTTCAAGCTGTTTGAGATTGATTCCACCAGTGGTGTGGTTTCCTTAGTGGGAAAACTCACCCAAAAGCATTATGGCTTGCACAGGTTGGTAGTGCAAGTGAATGACAGTGGGCAGCCTTCCCAGTCCACGACGACTCTGGTGCATGTGTTTGTCAATGAAAGTGTTTCTAATGCAACTGTGATTGACTCCCAGATAGCCAGAAGTTTGCACACCCCACTTACCCAGGATATAGCTGGTGACCCAAGCTATGAAATTAGCAAACAGAGACTCAGTATTGTGATTGGGGTGGTTGCTGGAATTATGACAGTGATTCTAATCATCTTAATTGTAGTGATGGCAAGATACTGCcgttccaaaaataaaaatggctatGAAGCTGGCAAAAAAGATCATGAAGACTTTTTTACACCCCAACAGCATGACAAATCTAAAAAGCctaaaaaggacaagaaaaacaaaaaatctaagCAGCCTCTCTACAGCAGCATTGTCACTGTAGAAGCTTCTAAACCAAAtggacagaggtatgatagtgtCAATGAGAAGCTGTCAGACAGCCCAAGCATGGGCCGATACCGATCAGTTAACGGCGGGCCCGGCAGTCCTGACCTGGCCAGGCATTACAAATCTAGTTCCCCATTGCCAACTGTCCAGCTTCACCCCCAATCACCAACTGCAGGAAAAAAACACCAGGCCGTACAAGATCTACCACCAGCTAACACATTTGTGGGAGCAGGAGACAACATTTCAATTGGATCAGATCACTGCTCTGAGTACAGCTGTCAAACCAATAACAAGTACAGCAAACAG
- the PCDH7 gene encoding protocadherin-7 isoform X18 codes for MLRMRTTGWARAWCLGCCLLLPLSLSLAAAKQLLRYRLAEEGPADVRIGNVASDLGIVTGSGEVTFSLESGSEYLKIDNLTGELSTSERRIDREKLPQCQMIFDENECFLDFEVSVIGPSQSWVDLFEGRVIVLDINDNTPTFPSPVLTLTVEENRPVGTLYLLPTATDRDFGRNGIDRYELLQEPGGGGGGGEGRRAGPADSAPYPGGGGNGATGGGGSGGSKRRLDAPEGGSGTNPGGRSSVFELQVADTPDGEKQPQLIVKGALDREQRDSYELTLRVRDGGDPPRSSQAILRVLITDVNDNSPRFEKSVYEADLAENSAPGTPILQLRAADLDVGVNGQIEYVFGAATESVRRLLRLDETSGWLSVLHRIDREEVNQLRFTVMARDRGQPPKTDKATVVLNIKDENDNVPSIEIRKIGRIPLKDGVANVAEDVLVDTPIALVQVSDRDQGENGVVTCTVVGDVPFQLKPASDTEGDQNKKKYFLHTSAPLDYETTREFNVVIVAVDSGSPSLSSNNSLIVKVGDTNDNPPVFGQSVVEVYFPENNIPGERVATVLATDADSGKNAEIAYSLDSSVMGIFAIDPDSGDILVNTVLDREQTDRYEFKVNAKDKGIPVLQGSTTVIVQVADKNDNDPKFMQDVFTFYVKENLQPNSPVGMVTVMDADKGRNAEMSLYIEENSNIFSIENDTGTIYSTMSFDREHQTTYTFRVKAVDGGDPPRSATATVSLFVMDENDNAPTVTLPRNISYTLLPPSSNVRTVVATVLATDSDDGINADLNYSIVGGNPFKLFEIDSTSGVVSLVGKLTQKHYGLHRLVVQVNDSGQPSQSTTTLVHVFVNESVSNATVIDSQIARSLHTPLTQDIAGDPSYEISKQRLSIVIGVVAGIMTVILIILIVVMARYCRSKNKNGYEAGKKDHEDFFTPQQHDKSKKPKKDKKNKKSKQPLYSSIVTVEASKPNGQRYDSVNEKLSDSPSMGRYRSVNGGPGSPDLARHYKSSSPLPTVQLHPQSPTAGKKHQAVQDLPPANTFVGAGDNISIGSDHCSEYSCQTNNKYSKQLY; via the coding sequence ATGCTGAGGATGCGGACCACGGGATGGGCGCGCGCCTGGTGCCTGGGCTGCTGTCTCCTCCTGCCGCTCTCACTCAGCCTGGCGGCCGCCAAACAACTCCTCCGGTACCGACTGGCCGAGGAGGGCCCAGCAGACGTCCGCATCGGCAACGTCGCCTCGGACTTGGGCATCGTGACCGGCTCCGGTGAGGTGACTTTCAGCCTCGAGTCGGGCTCAGAGTACCTGAAGATCGACAACCTCACCGGCGAGCTGAGTACGAGCGAGCGGCGCATCGACCGCGAGAAGCTGCCCCAGTGTCAGATGATCTTCGACGAGAACGAGTGCTTCCTGGACTTCGAGGTGTCGGTGATCGGGCCCTCGCAGAGCTGGGTGGACCTGTTCGAGGGTCGGGTCATCGTGCTCGACATCAACGACAACACGCCCACCTTCCCGTCGCCCGTGCTTACGCTCACGGTGGAGGAGAACCGGCCCGTGGGCACTCTCTACCTGCTACCCACCGCCACCGACCGTGACTTCGGTCGCAACGGCATCGACCGCTACGAGCTGCTCCAGGAgcccgggggcggcggcggcggcggcgagggccGGCGCGCCGGGCCTGCCGACAGCGCCCCCTACCCCGGGGGCGGCGGGAACGGCGCGACCGGCGGCGGCGGCTCGGGTGGCTCCAAGAGGCGGCTGGACGCGCCGGAGGGTGGCAGCGGGACCAACCCGGGAGGCCGCAGCAGCGTGTTCGAGCTGCAGGTGGCCGACACCCCGGATGGCGAGAAGCAGCCGCAGTTGATCGTGAAGGGGGCGCTGGACCGCGAACAGCGCGACTCCTACGAGTTGACCCTACGGGTGCGCGACGGTGGCGACCCGCCCCGCTCCTCTCAGGCCATCCTGCGGGTGCTCATCACTGACGTGAATGACAACAGCCCCCGCTTCGAGAAGAGCGTGTACGAGGCTGACCTGGCCGAGAACAGCGCCCCAGGGACCCCCATCCTGCAGCTGCGCGCCGCCGACCTGGACGTGGGGGTCAACGGGCAGATTGAGTATGTGTTTGGGGCGGCTACTGAGTCCGTGAGGCGGCTGCTGCGCCTCGACGAGACGTCCGGCTGGCTCAGTGTCCTGCATCGTATCGACCGCGAGGAGGTGAACCAGCTGCGCTTCACTGTCATGGCCCGCGATCGCGGGCAGCCCCCCAAGACCGACAAAGCCACGGTGGTCCTCAATATCAAGGACGAGAACGACAATGTGCCGTCCATTGAAATCCGCAAGATCGGGCGTATCCCACTCAAGGACGGGGTGGCCAACGTGGCCGAGGACGTTCTGGTCGACACCCCCATCGCCCTGGTGCAGGTGTCTGACCGAGACCAAGGCGAGAACGGAGTGGTCACCTGTACCGTGGTGGGCGACGTGCCCTTCCAACTCAAACCGGCCAGCGACACAGAGGGCGATCAGAACAAGAAAAAGTACTTTCTGCACACGTCTGCCCCTTTGGACTATGAGACCACTCGGGAGTTCAACGTGGTCATAGTGGCGGTGGACTCGGGCAGCCCTAGCCTCTCCAGCAACAACTCCCTGATTGTCAAGGTGGGAGACACTAATGACAACCCTCCCGTCTTCGGCCAGTCGGTGGTGGAGGTTTACTTTCCCGAGAACAACATCCCTGGTGAGAGGGTAGCCACGGTGCTGGCGACAGACGCCGACAGCGGGAAAAACGCTGAGATCGCCTACTCTCTGGACTCTTCCGTCATGGGGATCTTTGCCATAGATCCCGATTCCGGGGACATCCTCGTCAATACGGTGCTGGACCGTGAGCAGACTGACAGGTATGAGTTTAAAGTTAACGCCAAAGACAAAGGCATCCCGGTGCTGCAGGGCAGCACCACTGTGATTGTGCAGGTGGCTGACAAGAATGACAATGACCCTAAGTTTATGCAGGACGTCTTTACCTTTTATGTGAAAGAAAACTTGCAGCCCAACAGCCCCGTGGGAATGGTCACAGTGATGGATGCTGACAAGGGGCGCAATGCGGAGATGAGCCTGTACATAGAGGAGAACAGTAacattttttccattgaaaatgaCACAGGGACCATTTACTCCACCATGTCTTTTGACCGGGAACATCAGACCACATACACATTCAGAGTCAAGGCTGTGGATGGGGGAGATCCTCCCAGATCTGCAACAGCCACAGTCTCTCTCTTTGTGATGGATGAGAATGACAACGCTCCCACCGTTACCCTTCCCAGAAACATTTCCTACACTTTACTGCCACCTTCAAGTAATGTCAGAACAGTGGTAGCTACAGTGTTGGCAACAGACAGTGATGATGGCATCAATGCAGACCTTAACTACAGCATTGTGGGAGGGAATCCCTTCAAGCTGTTTGAGATTGATTCCACCAGTGGTGTGGTTTCCTTAGTGGGAAAACTCACCCAAAAGCATTATGGCTTGCACAGGTTGGTAGTGCAAGTGAATGACAGTGGGCAGCCTTCCCAGTCCACGACGACTCTGGTGCATGTGTTTGTCAATGAAAGTGTTTCTAATGCAACTGTGATTGACTCCCAGATAGCCAGAAGTTTGCACACCCCACTTACCCAGGATATAGCTGGTGACCCAAGCTATGAAATTAGCAAACAGAGACTCAGTATTGTGATTGGGGTGGTTGCTGGAATTATGACAGTGATTCTAATCATCTTAATTGTAGTGATGGCAAGATACTGCcgttccaaaaataaaaatggctatGAAGCTGGCAAAAAAGATCATGAAGACTTTTTTACACCCCAACAGCATGACAAATCTAAAAAGCctaaaaaggacaagaaaaacaaaaaatctaagCAGCCTCTCTACAGCAGCATTGTCACTGTAGAAGCTTCTAAACCAAAtggacagaggtatgatagtgtCAATGAGAAGCTGTCAGACAGCCCAAGCATGGGCCGATACCGATCAGTTAACGGCGGGCCCGGCAGTCCTGACCTGGCCAGGCATTACAAATCTAGTTCCCCATTGCCAACTGTCCAGCTTCACCCCCAATCACCAACTGCAGGAAAAAAACACCAGGCCGTACAAGATCTACCACCAGCTAACACATTTGTGGGAGCAGGAGACAACATTTCAATTGGATCAGATCACTGCTCTGAGTACAGCTGTCAAACCAATAACAAGTACAGCAAACAG